One window from the genome of Pseudanabaena yagii GIHE-NHR1 encodes:
- a CDS encoding segregation/condensation protein A, whose translation MTLSIAESVTKDAIALLIDLAERGEIDPWDVQVIDVVDRFLSRLIVSDRRDLYDSGQAMLYAAMLVLLKANSLSESQSAYDQAEELAGELEELESEVATSLRLPTDFDKRLRRLPVALPPKARRITLEELIAQIEAIAEIVDRKSSKPAKRQKQSKVARKAAMKAIAQLAHKENLSEMVEEIERYFLLHPDEEIEISDLAAVFNDRVGVFWGLLLMSSQSKVELFQEEFYGKIQIVPTVKTATIKEVPFANSTSNSTVESTQLQLTFSELKEVS comes from the coding sequence ATGACCCTATCGATCGCCGAATCAGTTACCAAAGATGCCATTGCCTTATTGATTGACCTTGCAGAACGTGGCGAGATCGATCCGTGGGATGTACAGGTTATTGATGTGGTTGATCGCTTTTTATCACGGCTAATTGTGAGCGATCGTCGTGATTTATATGACTCAGGACAGGCGATGCTCTATGCAGCGATGTTGGTCTTACTTAAGGCAAACTCCTTATCAGAAAGTCAAAGTGCCTATGACCAAGCCGAAGAACTTGCTGGGGAGTTAGAAGAATTAGAGTCTGAAGTCGCAACATCTCTACGCCTGCCTACGGATTTTGATAAGAGGCTGCGGCGCTTACCTGTTGCCCTGCCTCCTAAAGCCCGACGGATTACCCTCGAAGAGTTAATTGCCCAGATCGAAGCGATCGCCGAAATTGTAGATCGTAAAAGTAGTAAACCTGCCAAACGCCAGAAACAAAGTAAAGTAGCGCGTAAGGCTGCAATGAAAGCGATCGCCCAACTCGCCCACAAAGAAAATCTCTCAGAGATGGTGGAAGAAATTGAGCGTTATTTTTTACTACATCCCGATGAAGAGATTGAGATATCGGATTTAGCCGCAGTATTTAATGATCGTGTGGGCGTATTTTGGGGCTTACTACTAATGTCTTCGCAGTCCAAGGTGGAATTATTTCAAGAAGAATTTTATGGCAAAATTCAAATCGTCCCGACGGTTAAAACCGCAACTATCAAGGAAGTCCCCTTTGCCAACAGCACATCTAATTCCACAGTAGAATCTACTCAGCTACAATTGACATTCTCTGAATTAAAAGAAGTTTCGTGA
- a CDS encoding tetratricopeptide repeat protein, whose protein sequence is MSDLIVLNEENAKVYDRLVVSLEAGLGTLQILLAVCDNSALRQEIIRRYGSELEAQGVRVYRLALNPDEPSLLQALIDGKIDINQQAISTVLGAEKLSNLGANNREKLDSFLGYLQWTREALRGYPLPIVLWLPSAVLVEVAQKAPDFWSWRSGGTFQFGFAKLNLPIDDAVKDPIFKPIDNPQKSSSVLSIRQLESSLAEALVTWGEDSANIEPIYALLGRAYVERVWKGETENLKLEIELAETYLNKAIELQKRFNRKSDLTFSLSYLGFMYSRLGDWNKAETFYKQCLAVEEELGIRTGMASSWGLLGDIERNRGNWDAAESLYKLKLETCTELDDKHGMSQVIGTLGDIERNRGNWDAAESLYRQSLQLRTELGDRAGMAMIWGQWGGLEQIRGNWDAAESLYRQSLQLRTELGDRAGMATSWGVLGDIERNRGNWDAAESLYRQSLQLRTELGDRAGMASIWGQWGDIERNRGNWDAAESLYRQSLQLRTELGDRAGMATSWGVLGDIERNRGNWDAAESLYQQSLQLHEELGDRAGMATSWGQLGDIERNRGNWDAAESLYKQYLQICTELGDRAGMATSWGVLGDIERNRGNWDAAESLYQQSLQLHEELGDSYKIAVNFSDFALLEKQRGNLTLAQQYYDKAKNIYQQLGAIKDLEEIEKEWQQL, encoded by the coding sequence ATGTCTGACTTAATTGTTCTCAATGAGGAAAATGCGAAGGTGTACGATCGCTTGGTCGTGTCCCTTGAGGCTGGGTTGGGAACTTTGCAGATTTTGCTGGCGGTATGTGATAACTCGGCATTGCGGCAGGAGATTATCCGACGCTATGGGTCGGAGTTGGAGGCGCAGGGGGTGCGGGTCTATCGGTTGGCGCTAAATCCTGATGAGCCGAGTTTGTTGCAGGCTTTGATCGATGGCAAGATTGATATTAATCAACAGGCGATCTCGACGGTGTTAGGGGCAGAGAAGTTAAGTAATTTGGGTGCGAATAATCGCGAAAAGTTAGATAGTTTTCTTGGCTATTTGCAATGGACAAGGGAGGCTTTGCGGGGTTATCCTTTGCCGATTGTGTTGTGGTTGCCTTCGGCGGTATTGGTGGAGGTCGCCCAAAAAGCGCCCGATTTTTGGAGTTGGCGCAGTGGTGGAACGTTTCAGTTTGGCTTTGCGAAGTTGAATTTGCCAATTGATGATGCTGTCAAAGACCCGATATTCAAGCCAATTGATAATCCTCAAAAATCAAGTTCAGTTCTGTCGATCAGACAATTAGAATCTTCTCTTGCAGAGGCTTTGGTTACTTGGGGTGAGGATAGTGCAAATATTGAACCAATTTATGCATTATTGGGAAGAGCTTATGTTGAGCGAGTATGGAAAGGCGAAACGGAAAACTTAAAGCTTGAGATTGAGTTAGCAGAAACTTATCTTAATAAGGCTATAGAATTACAAAAAAGATTTAATCGCAAATCTGATTTAACTTTTTCTCTCTCTTATTTAGGTTTTATGTATTCCAGATTAGGAGATTGGAACAAAGCAGAAACTTTCTACAAACAATGTTTAGCAGTTGAAGAAGAATTAGGTATTCGCACGGGTATGGCAAGTTCTTGGGGACTATTGGGAGACATCGAGCGCAATCGTGGCAACTGGGATGCGGCGGAATCTCTCTACAAATTAAAACTTGAAACTTGTACTGAATTAGACGATAAGCATGGAATGTCACAAGTTATCGGTACATTAGGAGACATCGAGCGCAATCGTGGCAACTGGGATGCGGCGGAGTCTCTCTACAGGCAATCTTTGCAATTAAGAACTGAATTAGGCGATCGCGCGGGTATGGCTATGATTTGGGGTCAATGGGGAGGACTTGAGCAAATCCGTGGCAACTGGGATGCGGCGGAATCTCTCTACAGGCAATCTTTGCAATTAAGGACTGAATTAGGCGATCGCGCGGGTATGGCAACTTCTTGGGGAGTATTGGGAGACATCGAGCGCAATCGTGGCAACTGGGATGCGGCGGAATCTCTCTACAGGCAATCTTTGCAATTAAGAACTGAATTAGGCGATCGCGCAGGTATGGCTTCTATCTGGGGACAATGGGGAGACATCGAGCGCAATCGTGGCAACTGGGATGCGGCGGAATCTCTCTACAGGCAATCTTTGCAATTAAGAACTGAATTAGGTGATCGCGCGGGTATGGCAACTTCTTGGGGAGTATTGGGAGACATCGAGCGCAATCGTGGCAACTGGGATGCGGCGGAATCTCTCTATCAGCAATCTTTGCAATTACATGAAGAGTTAGGTGATCGCGCGGGTATGGCAACTTCTTGGGGACAATTGGGAGACATTGAGCGCAATCGTGGCAACTGGGATGCGGCGGAATCTCTCTACAAGCAATATTTGCAAATATGTACTGAATTAGGTGATCGCGCGGGTATGGCAACTTCTTGGGGAGTATTGGGAGACATCGAGCGCAATCGTGGCAACTGGGATGCGGCGGAATCTCTCTATCAGCAATCTTTGCAATTACATGAAGAGTTAGGTGATTCTTACAAAATTGCTGTAAATTTTTCTGATTTTGCCTTACTCGAAAAACAACGCGGAAATCTCACCCTTGCTCAGCAATATTACGACAAAGCAAAAAACATCTATCAACAACTCGGCGCAATCAAAGACCTAGAAGAAATTGAAAAGGAATGGCAGCAACTTTAA
- a CDS encoding PPC domain-containing protein, whose translation MTSAIINVSAIALGLGSVPEAFAQSRNVYKPTAISSGSEINDLLTDKDIPTGQKGFARDYILEAQKDERLEITVNSGSFDTVLSLLDTKGEVIAENDDAASDTTNSLIFFKVRQSGTYTIRVSSFGGSSGGKFTLKVTKLRVVN comes from the coding sequence ATGACTAGTGCCATTATTAATGTAAGTGCGATCGCCCTTGGTCTAGGCTCCGTACCTGAGGCCTTCGCGCAAAGTCGCAATGTCTATAAACCCACAGCAATATCGAGCGGCTCAGAAATTAATGACCTTCTCACGGATAAAGATATTCCTACAGGTCAGAAAGGTTTTGCCCGTGACTATATCCTCGAAGCACAGAAAGATGAGCGTTTAGAAATCACGGTAAATTCGGGAAGTTTTGATACGGTTTTGAGTTTGCTCGATACTAAGGGTGAGGTAATTGCTGAAAATGATGATGCGGCAAGTGATACCACCAACTCTTTGATCTTTTTTAAAGTTCGGCAGTCAGGGACATATACGATCCGAGTTTCTTCTTTTGGTGGCAGTAGCGGTGGCAAATTTACACTAAAAGTTACCAAACTCCGTGTCGTGAATTAG
- a CDS encoding GTP-binding protein, with translation MEIMRLVVAGTVGAGKSTFIRTVSEIDVVDTDRRATDETAEIKHKTTVAMDFGRLTFGPDMALHIYGTPGQQRFDFMWDILIRKAHAFILLVAAHRPHEFRYARRILSYMNRRVQIPYIIGITHMDCEGAWSSENIKLALGFVDQKNQPPVVVLNAEERDTVIQAIVALVQYYIQTKSVA, from the coding sequence ATGGAAATCATGCGGTTAGTTGTGGCTGGTACTGTTGGCGCAGGGAAGTCAACTTTTATTCGGACTGTGAGTGAAATTGATGTCGTCGATACCGATCGCCGAGCTACAGACGAAACAGCAGAGATCAAACATAAAACTACGGTTGCCATGGATTTTGGGCGATTAACCTTTGGACCAGATATGGCTCTACATATTTATGGAACCCCTGGACAACAGCGTTTTGACTTTATGTGGGATATTTTGATCCGTAAAGCCCATGCATTTATTTTATTAGTGGCAGCACATCGCCCCCATGAGTTTCGCTATGCCCGTCGCATTCTCAGCTATATGAATCGGCGCGTTCAGATTCCTTACATTATCGGAATCACCCATATGGATTGTGAAGGAGCTTGGTCAAGTGAGAATATTAAGCTAGCATTAGGGTTTGTTGATCAAAAAAATCAACCACCCGTGGTGGTTTTAAATGCGGAAGAACGCGATACAGTCATTCAAGCGATCGTGGCTTTAGTGCAATACTATATCCAAACTAAATCCGTTGCTTGA
- a CDS encoding bifunctional sterol desaturase/short chain dehydrogenase, whose protein sequence is MRLCRFKLVEKVLGKVLSFKGKRIAITGASGTMGRALVAELSKREAQIIALTTSPSASFEASDRPTIEVLTWQLGHEAELRDRLQKVDILILNHGVNVLGARDSASIYKSYEVNTFSVFRWIDLFLETIPDADNANQKEIWVNTSEAEVNPALSPLYELSKRAIGDLVTLRRLDDSCTIRKLILGPFKSDLNPYGVMSASFVAWAIAFLAQLGFRDIIVTINPITFITYPVKEFWRSLYFRLFSHRKQ, encoded by the coding sequence GTGAGGCTATGTCGGTTTAAACTTGTAGAGAAGGTTTTGGGTAAGGTATTGTCATTTAAAGGCAAACGTATTGCAATTACAGGTGCGTCAGGCACTATGGGCAGGGCTTTAGTAGCTGAACTGAGCAAACGGGAGGCACAAATCATTGCTCTAACAACTTCACCTAGTGCCAGCTTTGAGGCTAGCGATCGCCCTACCATTGAGGTACTTACATGGCAATTAGGTCATGAGGCTGAACTGCGCGATCGCTTACAAAAAGTGGATATTCTCATTCTCAATCATGGTGTAAATGTATTGGGAGCCAGAGATTCAGCATCTATTTACAAATCCTATGAAGTCAATACTTTTTCTGTTTTTCGCTGGATTGATCTATTCCTCGAAACAATACCTGATGCAGACAATGCCAATCAGAAAGAAATTTGGGTCAATACTTCTGAAGCGGAAGTTAATCCTGCCCTCAGTCCCTTGTATGAGCTTTCCAAACGTGCCATTGGTGATTTAGTCACCCTCCGTCGCCTTGATGACTCTTGCACAATTCGCAAATTGATTTTGGGCCCGTTTAAAAGCGATCTCAATCCCTATGGAGTGATGTCGGCAAGTTTTGTCGCTTGGGCGATCGCCTTTTTAGCTCAACTCGGTTTTCGCGATATTATCGTCACGATTAATCCTATTACCTTTATTACTTATCCTGTCAAAGAATTTTGGCGATCGCTTTATTTCCGACTATTCTCTCACCGTAAGCAATAA
- a CDS encoding NACHT domain-containing protein: MLAMNIKQEQTIREVVQRFKAALSGFPESVRKRGGEIDEAYFVHAISKAASQYARNYIKSYAFTQIFGSQKLTTLSSIYIGQKFQAYTSVRSFESVNDLEEAFAHDLQRSNYSKGNNLLGLNIANEEVYLMILGKPTVGKTTFLKYIGLEALYYPESRYKHDVLPVFIHLWKFCLNTDNLLQAIAEEFEKCGFPESRELTIWMLEQGNLLILVDGLNESTLSQRYLSQHLKEFVKAYPHNRYIVSSRLVSYQRNLGQFLELEMQTWDDLHIQEYIHKWFTINYESRANRDVNGTSNDSSKLADIASQEAQRCWQILQLNAVARDLANSPLSLSFLCLLCDRRLSLPSNVSGLYQKAINLVLEEQVLNYQLLNDQGQNIISTDILEILLTEIAYKSFELCQSLLPFQDLTEYLQEILTSYIGVLEKVEVSFNLLKVLQKIGICKINTVAGLTSFTFSHITFQEYFVARYIYNHNLVKQIVPQHLSDRRWQNIFLLLAGIANGNVEELLLSIEIQAASYINTNKLSDILEWIEQINIHSRGTQKSVAKRIAALFLARPRFLAEISPALVLTRMLELARELYCTFDLSPNFDKVFASDLSLSLAQALDFDSNTELNLVIQLCNDLEQTLVKIDFDKRYINFMALSARLESLIDQVPSYDQPFEVREDFRNQISRVWIQTLYLPVDLNQISHHEVESLENYLYANLLMVKCKNIAIAVSRKVWEEIESRILRITGI, from the coding sequence ATGTTGGCGATGAATATTAAGCAAGAACAAACTATTCGCGAGGTTGTGCAAAGATTCAAGGCTGCATTATCAGGATTTCCAGAAAGCGTTAGAAAGAGGGGAGGCGAGATTGATGAAGCTTATTTTGTTCATGCCATCTCTAAAGCAGCAAGTCAATATGCACGTAACTATATCAAGTCCTATGCATTTACGCAGATATTTGGCAGTCAAAAACTAACAACCCTATCTTCCATTTATATCGGTCAGAAATTTCAAGCCTATACCTCTGTCCGTAGTTTTGAATCAGTTAATGATTTGGAAGAAGCCTTTGCTCACGACCTTCAGAGAAGTAACTACAGTAAAGGCAATAATCTGTTGGGATTGAATATTGCTAATGAAGAAGTCTATCTAATGATCTTAGGAAAGCCTACGGTGGGGAAGACGACTTTCTTAAAATACATTGGATTAGAGGCTTTGTACTATCCAGAATCCCGATATAAGCATGATGTTTTGCCTGTGTTTATCCATTTGTGGAAATTTTGTCTGAATACGGACAATTTACTACAGGCGATCGCAGAGGAATTTGAGAAATGCGGTTTCCCTGAATCTCGTGAGCTTACCATATGGATGTTAGAGCAAGGGAACCTATTAATTTTGGTGGATGGTTTAAATGAATCGACCTTATCGCAAAGGTATCTATCTCAACATTTAAAAGAATTTGTCAAAGCCTATCCGCATAACCGTTACATTGTTTCTAGTCGTTTGGTGTCTTACCAAAGGAATTTGGGGCAGTTCTTAGAATTAGAAATGCAAACTTGGGATGATTTACATATTCAGGAATATATTCATAAGTGGTTTACGATCAACTATGAATCTAGAGCTAATCGAGATGTAAATGGGACTTCTAATGATTCTTCCAAGCTTGCTGATATAGCATCACAGGAAGCGCAACGCTGCTGGCAAATCTTGCAATTAAATGCAGTTGCCAGAGACTTAGCCAATTCGCCTTTGTCTTTATCATTTTTATGCTTGCTATGCGATCGCCGATTGAGTTTACCGAGCAATGTGAGTGGTCTTTATCAAAAAGCAATCAATTTAGTCTTAGAGGAGCAGGTACTGAACTATCAATTATTGAATGATCAAGGTCAAAATATTATTAGTACCGACATTTTAGAGATTCTGCTGACGGAGATTGCCTATAAGAGCTTTGAGCTATGTCAGTCGCTCCTGCCATTTCAAGATTTGACAGAATATTTACAGGAAATCTTAACTAGCTATATTGGGGTGTTAGAAAAAGTTGAAGTTAGTTTTAACTTATTAAAAGTTTTACAGAAGATAGGAATTTGCAAAATCAATACTGTTGCAGGTTTAACGAGTTTCACCTTTAGCCATATTACTTTTCAGGAATATTTTGTAGCTCGCTACATCTACAATCACAATTTAGTAAAACAGATAGTTCCACAGCACTTGAGCGATCGCCGTTGGCAGAATATATTTCTATTACTTGCAGGAATTGCTAATGGCAATGTTGAAGAACTGTTGTTATCGATAGAGATACAGGCTGCCAGTTATATTAATACAAATAAACTAAGCGATATTTTAGAATGGATAGAACAGATTAATATTCATTCTCGGGGGACACAAAAAAGTGTAGCTAAACGTATTGCCGCATTGTTTTTGGCACGTCCTCGGTTTTTAGCGGAAATCTCGCCTGCACTTGTTTTGACGAGAATGTTAGAACTTGCCCGTGAGCTATATTGTACTTTTGATTTATCACCTAATTTCGATAAAGTGTTTGCCTCAGATTTATCGCTGAGTCTCGCTCAAGCTTTGGATTTTGATAGTAATACTGAACTTAATTTAGTGATCCAGCTATGTAATGATCTAGAACAAACTCTTGTGAAGATTGATTTTGACAAGAGATATATTAATTTTATGGCTTTGAGTGCTAGATTGGAATCTTTAATTGATCAAGTCCCCAGCTACGATCAACCCTTTGAAGTTCGCGAAGATTTTCGTAATCAGATCAGTCGGGTCTGGATACAAACTTTATATCTACCCGTGGACTTAAATCAAATTTCCCATCATGAAGTGGAATCCCTCGAAAATTATCTATACGCCAATTTATTAATGGTGAAATGCAAGAATATTGCGATCGCGGTTTCTCGCAAAGTATGGGAAGAAATCGAATCAAGAATTCTCCGCATTACAGGCATATAA
- a CDS encoding protoglobin domain-containing protein: protein MTLDPQVFMTTMTQRISFSDADKALLKANATWGNTIARQMAEVFYAYLARDAEMNAILTAKEGRMHRLNETFIEWFGEMFTGMDDWGNAYAARRWRIGLVHVQIGIGPQHVVPAMATVVNEVGKQLKSAGLPEDLRDALGRICMIDLAFIEQAYVEVSSQAVLRETGWTEGLFKRMISTGAASMK, encoded by the coding sequence ATGACTCTTGATCCACAAGTTTTCATGACAACAATGACGCAACGGATATCTTTCTCGGATGCAGATAAAGCTTTACTCAAGGCAAATGCAACATGGGGAAATACGATCGCACGCCAAATGGCAGAGGTTTTCTATGCCTATTTAGCGCGTGATGCCGAAATGAACGCCATCCTTACAGCAAAAGAAGGACGAATGCATCGTCTAAATGAAACCTTCATAGAATGGTTTGGAGAAATGTTTACAGGGATGGATGATTGGGGAAATGCTTATGCGGCACGTCGTTGGCGCATTGGCTTAGTCCATGTCCAGATTGGCATTGGACCACAACATGTGGTTCCCGCCATGGCAACCGTCGTCAACGAAGTGGGAAAGCAACTCAAATCAGCAGGTCTCCCTGAGGATCTTAGAGATGCGTTAGGACGGATTTGTATGATTGATTTGGCTTTCATTGAGCAAGCCTATGTCGAAGTTTCTTCGCAAGCGGTTTTACGCGAAACGGGATGGACTGAGGGGTTATTCAAACGCATGATCTCCACAGGCGCAGCCAGCATGAAGTAG
- a CDS encoding DUF2834 domain-containing protein — MPNKLGFWLIWILFSVYAFIFAPPDRPDTLQLILKLSTGDWQGTNALIVALFNLMGVFPFIYACMLASDGRGQKVPAWLFGSLSFLVGAFALLPYFALRELNPTFIGKKNRLISALESRWTGIGLSAIAIYFLVYGFANGDWADFIQQWQTSRFIHVMTLDFCMLSLLFPWLLSDDMERRGMTDDRFFTFIALVPLVGALIYLCLRSPLIESEQEATA; from the coding sequence ATGCCTAATAAACTTGGATTTTGGTTGATTTGGATTTTATTTTCGGTCTATGCCTTCATCTTTGCGCCGCCCGATCGCCCCGACACCTTGCAACTAATTCTCAAGTTGAGTACGGGAGACTGGCAAGGCACAAACGCCTTGATCGTTGCCCTGTTTAACCTCATGGGCGTATTTCCCTTCATTTATGCCTGTATGCTAGCCAGCGACGGACGAGGACAAAAAGTACCCGCTTGGCTATTTGGCAGCCTCTCATTTTTGGTCGGAGCCTTTGCTTTACTTCCCTACTTCGCCCTGCGCGAACTAAATCCCACCTTTATCGGCAAAAAGAATCGACTGATTTCCGCCTTAGAGTCACGCTGGACAGGGATTGGACTTAGCGCGATCGCCATTTACTTTCTCGTCTATGGATTCGCCAATGGTGACTGGGCTGATTTTATCCAGCAATGGCAAACTAGCCGATTTATCCATGTGATGACATTAGACTTCTGTATGTTGTCACTGCTATTTCCTTGGTTACTCAGCGATGACATGGAAAGACGCGGCATGACCGACGATCGCTTTTTTACATTTATTGCCCTAGTTCCCCTAGTCGGCGCATTGATTTATCTCTGTTTGCGATCGCCTTTAATCGAAAGCGAACAAGAAGCAACCGCTTAA
- a CDS encoding LapA family protein, with the protein MRQLNFVVIFVVALALVLFALENTAAAPIQIIPQIKVAAPISVELILAMGLGAVLAWIFSVWSGLQKSIEMRNQNMQIQNLKETVENLTVEIEERKRLVSASAIDVEIDEDKSKN; encoded by the coding sequence GTGCGCCAGCTTAATTTTGTTGTTATTTTTGTCGTTGCTCTTGCTTTAGTATTGTTTGCCCTAGAAAATACTGCTGCTGCTCCTATCCAAATCATTCCCCAAATTAAAGTCGCAGCACCGATTTCCGTAGAGCTAATTTTAGCAATGGGCTTAGGTGCAGTCTTAGCTTGGATTTTTAGCGTTTGGTCGGGGTTGCAAAAATCGATCGAAATGCGTAACCAGAATATGCAAATCCAGAATTTAAAAGAAACTGTTGAAAATTTAACTGTTGAGATTGAAGAGCGCAAACGCTTGGTCTCTGCTTCAGCGATCGATGTCGAGATTGATGAAGACAAATCTAAAAACTAA
- a CDS encoding DUF4388 domain-containing protein codes for MAITGSLSEFSLPEIFQFLDQGQKTGILTIRDPQDLRTGKPFLRHIWLHSGRVVAAGDRLDNRGLARLIEQRGWITEANRPQLERLIQENVPLGLNLKSLGILQPDQLKLLFSVQVLRQVCSLFQVETGQFRFEAKTDLPKSEMTGLSLPATETTLMGLRSLKDWKVLQSKLPDPSSTLFNILSDESSLRLDAHETQVRNLADGMMNLKKMAEKLQIPLPKLQQIAFRLIVVGLVEEVPDIDMGMSNTSNEEEITDIEGDTSGSLTSAPTRTEISSAFLQSLVGFLQHKV; via the coding sequence ATGGCAATTACAGGCTCTTTATCCGAGTTTTCTCTCCCAGAGATCTTTCAGTTTTTAGATCAGGGACAAAAAACTGGAATATTAACGATTAGAGATCCTCAAGACTTGCGAACGGGCAAGCCTTTTTTACGACATATTTGGTTGCATAGTGGGAGGGTTGTCGCTGCGGGCGATCGCTTAGACAATCGTGGCTTAGCAAGATTAATCGAACAAAGAGGTTGGATCACTGAAGCCAATCGTCCTCAATTAGAGCGACTCATCCAAGAAAATGTCCCCTTAGGTTTAAACCTAAAGTCATTAGGAATATTACAGCCAGATCAACTGAAGTTGCTGTTTAGTGTGCAGGTTTTACGACAGGTTTGTTCTTTGTTTCAAGTAGAGACAGGTCAGTTTCGCTTTGAAGCCAAAACCGATCTACCTAAGTCGGAAATGACGGGTTTAAGCTTGCCTGCGACGGAAACAACCTTAATGGGCTTACGCAGTCTCAAAGACTGGAAAGTTTTACAAAGCAAGCTACCAGATCCCAGCTCTACATTATTTAATATTTTGTCTGATGAATCGAGTTTACGCTTAGATGCTCATGAGACTCAGGTGCGTAACCTTGCTGATGGGATGATGAACCTCAAAAAAATGGCGGAGAAATTGCAAATTCCTCTACCCAAACTTCAGCAAATCGCCTTTCGATTAATCGTCGTTGGATTAGTAGAAGAAGTCCCTGACATTGATATGGGCATGAGCAATACGAGCAATGAGGAGGAGATAACAGATATAGAGGGGGATACCAGTGGTTCATTGACCAGTGCTCCAACCCGTACGGAGATCAGCAGTGCATTTTTGCAAAGCTTAGTAGGATTTTTGCAACATAAAGTGTAG
- a CDS encoding roadblock/LC7 domain-containing protein has translation MSINVVKLESILQNLVTSTSDVQGAALVSPDGLPLASTLPSGMDEERVSAMSAAMLSLGERIGNELARGTIDRLYVEGDKGYGILTSCGEEAVLLVLASKAAKQGLLMLEIKRVTSELKAALS, from the coding sequence ATGAGCATTAATGTTGTGAAGTTGGAAAGTATTTTACAAAACTTGGTCACTAGTACCAGTGATGTACAGGGAGCTGCACTTGTATCACCTGATGGACTACCTTTAGCCTCGACTTTACCAAGTGGCATGGATGAAGAAAGAGTTTCTGCAATGTCAGCAGCTATGCTCTCATTGGGCGAACGTATTGGTAATGAGCTAGCTAGAGGTACGATTGATCGCCTTTATGTAGAAGGTGACAAGGGCTATGGCATTCTCACTAGTTGTGGTGAGGAAGCTGTTTTATTGGTGTTGGCAAGCAAGGCTGCCAAACAAGGTTTATTAATGTTAGAGATTAAGCGTGTCACAAGCGAACTGAAAGCTGCACTTAGTTAA
- a CDS encoding fructosamine kinase family protein produces the protein MWDEIAIAISQATGAKFTSDRRQAQSGGCINQTTKISDGKRDFFVKTNTANQLDMFVAEAIALQQMYATKTMRVPQPICWGIAGEAAYLVMENLDLGGGQDWEAMGRYLAAMHRVTRDRGFGWDRDNTIGTTPQINNWTNSWLDFWREYRLAFQIRLAKRKGWRCSIPEEKIYAALPKFFRDYQPQPSMVHGDLWGGNAAFVKGEPVIFDPALYFGDREVDLAMTELFGGFPSQFYRAYNAAYPLDAGYKERKTLYNLYHILNHFNLFGGGYGSQANRMIESICQ, from the coding sequence ATGTGGGATGAAATTGCGATCGCTATTTCGCAGGCAACGGGTGCAAAATTTACAAGCGATCGCCGTCAAGCGCAGTCGGGTGGCTGCATTAACCAGACCACTAAAATATCCGATGGAAAGCGTGATTTTTTTGTAAAAACAAATACCGCTAATCAGTTAGATATGTTTGTGGCGGAGGCGATCGCACTCCAGCAAATGTATGCGACCAAAACAATGCGCGTACCCCAGCCGATCTGTTGGGGGATCGCTGGTGAGGCAGCTTATTTGGTGATGGAAAATCTCGATTTAGGTGGAGGTCAGGATTGGGAAGCGATGGGTCGGTATCTAGCGGCGATGCATCGGGTGACGAGAGATCGCGGGTTTGGTTGGGATCGTGACAATACGATTGGTACAACTCCCCAGATTAACAATTGGACAAATAGTTGGCTGGATTTCTGGCGTGAATATCGGCTCGCTTTTCAAATTCGTTTAGCGAAACGCAAAGGTTGGCGTTGCAGTATTCCCGAAGAGAAAATCTATGCGGCTCTACCTAAATTTTTTCGCGATTATCAGCCACAACCCTCGATGGTGCATGGGGATCTCTGGGGTGGCAATGCTGCCTTTGTCAAGGGTGAGCCTGTGATTTTCGACCCTGCGCTATATTTTGGCGATCGCGAAGTGGATTTAGCAATGACTGAGTTATTTGGTGGCTTTCCATCGCAGTTTTATCGCGCCTACAATGCGGCTTATCCTCTTGATGCTGGCTACAAAGAGCGCAAGACTCTCTACAATCTCTATCACATTCTCAATCACTTCAATCTCTTTGGCGGCGGCTACGGCTCCCAAGCTAATCGGATGATTGAAAGTATCTGCCAATAA